The Candidatus Pantoea soli genome window below encodes:
- a CDS encoding flagellar basal body P-ring protein FlgI: MVQADRIRDLTTIQGVRDNQLIGYGLVVGLDGTGDQTTQTPFTTQTVSNMLSQLGITVPAGTNMQLKNVAAVMVTAKLPSFARQGQTVDVVVSSLGNAKSLRGGTLLMTPLKGVDNQVYALAQGNILVGGAGASAGGSSVQVNQLNGGRITDGATVERELQSNFGSQNTINLQLNNEDFSMAQRIADAINSRGIGSALPLDARTVQIRVSPNNSSQVRLLAEIQNIDVSVPLEDAKVIINSRTGSVVMNREVTLNTCAVAQGNLSVTVNQQQNVSQPDTPLAGGQTVATTQTQIDLRQSGGALQRVNASANLNNVVRALNALGATPIELMSILQSMESAGCLRAKLEII; encoded by the coding sequence ATGGTCCAGGCGGACCGTATCCGCGATCTGACCACCATCCAGGGCGTGCGTGATAACCAGCTGATTGGTTACGGCCTGGTGGTCGGACTGGATGGCACCGGTGACCAGACCACACAGACGCCGTTTACCACCCAGACCGTCAGCAACATGCTTTCCCAGCTGGGGATCACCGTGCCGGCCGGCACCAACATGCAGCTGAAAAACGTGGCAGCGGTAATGGTAACGGCAAAGCTGCCGTCCTTTGCCCGCCAGGGACAAACGGTGGACGTGGTGGTTTCCTCGCTGGGTAACGCCAAAAGCCTGCGCGGCGGTACGCTGCTGATGACCCCGCTGAAAGGCGTGGACAACCAGGTGTACGCGCTGGCGCAGGGTAACATTCTGGTCGGCGGGGCGGGTGCCTCGGCGGGCGGCAGCAGCGTGCAGGTGAACCAGCTGAACGGTGGCCGCATCACCGACGGCGCGACGGTCGAGCGTGAGCTGCAAAGCAACTTTGGCAGCCAGAACACCATCAACCTGCAGCTGAATAATGAAGACTTCAGCATGGCGCAGCGCATCGCTGATGCGATCAACAGCCGCGGTATTGGCTCCGCGCTGCCGCTGGATGCGCGTACCGTGCAGATTCGCGTGTCGCCAAACAACAGTTCGCAGGTGCGTCTGCTGGCAGAGATTCAGAACATCGATGTCTCGGTACCACTGGAAGATGCGAAAGTGATCATCAACTCACGCACCGGCTCGGTGGTGATGAACCGCGAAGTGACGCTGAACACCTGTGCGGTCGCGCAGGGCAACCTGTCGGTGACGGTGAATCAGCAGCAGAACGTCAGCCAGCCGGATACACCACTGGCCGGTGGACAGACGGTGGCCACCACGCAGACGCAGATCGATCTGCGCCAGAGCGGCGGCGCACTGCAGCGGGTTAACGCCAGTGCCAACCTGAACAACGTGGTGCGTGCGCTGAACGCACTGGGCGCGACACCAATTGAACTGATGTCGATTCTGCAGTCGATGGAAAGCGCAGGCTGTCTGCGCGCTAAGCTGGAAATTATCTGA
- the flgL gene encoding flagellar hook-associated protein FlgL gives MRLSTNMIFDQQVRGVTDAQSTWLKAGAQLSTGRRVTNPSDDPIAASRAVVLSQTQARDSQFALARSFANQGLSLEESTLGDVTTAIQAAQSALVSAGNGSLSDDDRSSYATQLEGIRSQLLNLANSKDGNGRYLFAGYESDKAPFTQDATTGAVTYNGGSDPITQKVDSERTMTVGHTGDAIFNKLTSNAKPEPNGGASQTNLFDMLDSAIAALKVPQTDADDATKQTFSAAMDKANRGFSNSLNNVLAVRSEIGTQLKELDTLDAKGDDRTVTLKDQMSTLVNVDYTQAISTYTMQQQLLQASYTTFSDMSKMSLFQMNK, from the coding sequence ATGAGACTCAGTACAAACATGATTTTTGATCAGCAGGTGCGTGGCGTCACAGATGCGCAGTCCACCTGGCTGAAAGCGGGTGCACAGCTGTCCACCGGCCGTCGCGTCACCAACCCTTCTGACGATCCGATTGCGGCCTCGCGCGCGGTCGTGCTGTCGCAGACGCAGGCGCGCGACAGCCAGTTCGCGCTGGCGCGCTCGTTCGCCAATCAGGGATTATCGCTGGAAGAGAGCACACTGGGTGATGTTACTACCGCCATTCAGGCTGCCCAGTCCGCGCTGGTCAGTGCCGGCAACGGTTCGCTGAGTGACGATGACCGCTCCTCTTATGCCACCCAGCTGGAAGGCATTCGCTCTCAGCTGCTGAACCTGGCGAACAGCAAAGACGGCAATGGCCGCTATCTGTTTGCCGGTTATGAATCCGACAAAGCGCCGTTTACCCAGGATGCCACTACGGGTGCCGTCACCTATAACGGCGGGTCAGATCCGATCACGCAGAAAGTGGACAGCGAACGTACCATGACCGTGGGTCACACCGGTGACGCCATTTTCAACAAACTTACCAGCAATGCCAAACCGGAACCGAATGGCGGCGCCAGCCAGACCAACCTGTTTGACATGCTGGACAGCGCGATTGCCGCGCTGAAAGTGCCACAGACTGACGCTGACGATGCCACCAAACAGACATTCAGCGCGGCGATGGACAAAGCCAACCGCGGCTTCAGCAACTCGCTGAACAACGTGCTGGCGGTGCGTTCTGAAATTGGTACCCAGTTAAAAGAGCTGGATACGCTGGACGCGAAAGGCGATGACCGTACCGTCACGCTGAAAGATCAGATGAGCACGCTGGTTAACGTTGATTACACCCAGGCGATCTCAACCTACACCATGCAGCAGCAGCTGCTGCAGGCGTCTTACACTACCTTTAGCGATATGTCGAAGATGTCGCTGTTCCAGATGAATAAGTAA
- the flgG gene encoding flagellar basal-body rod protein FlgG encodes MIRSLWIAKTGLDAQQTNMDVIANNLANVSTNGFKRSRAVFEDLMYQTLRQPGAQSSEQTTLPSGLQIGTGVRPVTTERLHNQGNLSQTSNSKDVAINGQGYFQVQMPDGTSAYTRDGSFQVDQNGQLVTNAGFPVQPGITIPANATSITISRDGVVTVTQQGQAQPAQVGQLTLSTFINDSGLDSVGENLYQETQASGAPTESTPGQNGAGLLYQGYVETSNVNVAEELVTMIQTQRAYEINSKAISTSDQMLQKLTQI; translated from the coding sequence ATGATTCGTTCTTTATGGATCGCGAAAACCGGTCTTGACGCACAGCAGACCAACATGGACGTGATTGCCAACAACCTGGCAAACGTCAGCACCAACGGCTTTAAGCGCTCGCGCGCGGTATTCGAGGATCTGATGTATCAGACGCTGCGTCAGCCGGGCGCCCAGTCGTCAGAACAGACCACGCTGCCTTCCGGTCTGCAGATTGGTACCGGTGTCCGTCCGGTCACCACTGAACGTCTGCATAACCAGGGCAACCTGTCACAGACCAGTAACTCGAAAGATGTAGCGATTAACGGTCAGGGCTATTTCCAGGTGCAGATGCCGGACGGCACGTCAGCCTACACCCGTGACGGTTCGTTCCAGGTGGATCAGAACGGTCAGCTGGTGACCAACGCCGGTTTCCCGGTGCAGCCAGGCATTACCATCCCGGCGAACGCCACCAGCATCACCATCTCCCGTGACGGTGTGGTGACGGTGACGCAGCAGGGCCAGGCGCAGCCCGCGCAGGTGGGTCAGCTGACGCTCAGCACGTTTATTAACGACTCCGGTCTGGATAGCGTGGGTGAGAACCTGTACCAGGAAACGCAGGCATCAGGCGCGCCAACAGAAAGCACGCCGGGCCAGAACGGCGCAGGCCTGCTGTATCAGGGATACGTGGAAACCTCGAACGTCAACGTGGCGGAAGAGCTGGTGACCATGATCCAGACGCAGCGTGCTTACGAGATCAACAGCAAGGCGATCAGCACCTCCGATCAGATGCTGCAGAAGTTAACCCAGATCTAA
- the flgK gene encoding flagellar hook-associated protein FlgK has protein sequence MSSIINSAMSGLSAAQAALSTTSNNISNYTVAGYSRQTILLSQANSTLQGSNYYGNGVNVTGVQREYDDFITAQLRGNSANYSAVNSQYNQISNIDDLLSTTTTSLSDSIQSFFTNVQNVVSNADDPSARQSMLSYAQGLVNQFQTTAQYLTSMQNSVNTDIKANVDQINTYSGQIADLNTQIAKLTTGGGAAPNDLLDQRDQLVNNLNSIVGVNVSKQDGNYIVAMGNTTLVNGGKTTTLTAMPSSSDASRLTIGYVDQQAGKVELPEKTLTTGALGGLLSFRSQDLDNAQNQLGQLAAAFTTSFNQVHSTGYDSNGDTGNNFFNIGSPSVVNNTKNTSSATLTAAWSDTSALKASNYNVSYDGSSWSVTRLSDNAKLTPTMGTDASGNTTMSFDGVALTVNGSANAKDSFLVKPVQDVISGMSVAITSESQIAAAAAPGGASDNRNAQKLLNLQDAKLINGNATLSQGYASLVSTVGNKTKNLETAAATQKGVVTQLTERQQSVSGVNLDEEYANLNKYQQFYMANAQVLQTASTIFNALINIRG, from the coding sequence ATGTCCAGCATAATTAACTCAGCGATGAGCGGGCTGAGCGCCGCACAGGCCGCATTAAGCACCACCAGTAACAACATCAGCAACTACACCGTGGCGGGCTATTCGCGCCAGACCATTCTGCTGTCGCAGGCCAACAGTACCCTGCAGGGCAGCAACTATTATGGCAACGGTGTCAATGTCACCGGTGTGCAGCGCGAGTATGATGACTTTATTACCGCCCAGCTGCGCGGTAACAGCGCTAACTACAGCGCGGTAAACTCGCAGTACAACCAGATTTCGAATATTGATGACCTGCTGTCGACCACCACGACCAGCCTGTCTGACTCTATCCAGTCGTTTTTCACCAACGTACAGAACGTCGTGAGCAACGCGGATGATCCTTCAGCACGTCAGTCAATGCTGAGCTATGCGCAGGGGCTGGTCAATCAGTTCCAGACCACCGCCCAGTATCTGACCAGTATGCAGAACAGCGTTAACACCGATATCAAAGCCAACGTTGATCAGATCAACACCTATTCCGGTCAGATTGCCGATCTCAACACCCAGATTGCCAAACTCACCACCGGCGGCGGGGCGGCGCCAAACGATCTGCTCGACCAGCGCGATCAGCTGGTGAATAACCTGAACAGCATTGTCGGCGTCAACGTTTCCAAGCAGGATGGTAACTACATTGTGGCGATGGGCAACACCACGCTGGTCAATGGCGGGAAAACCACAACGCTGACCGCCATGCCGTCCAGCAGCGACGCGTCACGTCTTACCATTGGCTATGTCGATCAGCAGGCGGGCAAGGTTGAGCTGCCGGAAAAAACGCTGACCACCGGTGCGCTGGGCGGCCTGCTGTCGTTCCGTTCACAGGATCTCGACAACGCGCAGAACCAGCTCGGCCAGCTGGCGGCGGCCTTTACCACCAGCTTTAACCAGGTGCACAGCACGGGTTATGACAGCAACGGCGACACCGGTAATAACTTCTTTAACATCGGCAGCCCGAGCGTGGTGAACAACACTAAAAACACCTCATCGGCCACCCTGACCGCCGCCTGGAGCGATACCAGTGCGCTGAAAGCCTCAAACTACAACGTGAGTTATGACGGCAGCAGCTGGTCAGTGACCCGCCTGTCGGACAACGCCAAACTGACGCCGACCATGGGTACTGATGCTTCCGGCAATACCACCATGAGCTTTGACGGTGTGGCACTGACGGTCAATGGCAGCGCCAATGCTAAAGACAGCTTCCTGGTGAAGCCGGTGCAGGATGTGATCAGCGGCATGTCCGTGGCGATCACCAGTGAATCGCAGATCGCGGCAGCCGCGGCACCGGGCGGTGCCAGTGATAACCGCAATGCGCAGAAGCTGCTGAACCTGCAGGATGCGAAACTGATCAACGGCAATGCCACGCTTTCACAGGGTTATGCCAGCCTGGTCAGCACCGTCGGTAACAAAACCAAAAACCTTGAAACCGCCGCCGCCACGCAGAAAGGCGTGGTGACGCAGCTGACAGAGCGTCAGCAGTCGGTTTCCGGCGTAAACCTTGATGAAGAGTACGCCAACCTGAACAAATATCAGCAGTTTTACATGGCGAACGCGCAGGTGCTGCAAACCGCCAGTACCATTTTCAACGCGTTGATAAACATCCGCGGCTAA
- the flgE gene encoding flagellar hook protein FlgE, producing MSFSQAVSGLGAASSNLDVIGNNIANSATAGFKSSTIAFADMFAGSNVGMGTKVAAVIQNFNDGTTTTTSRGLDVALSGNGFFRMTDASGAVFYSRNGQFTLDEKRNLVNTQGLNVTGYPASGTPPTIQSGANPVALSIPTTQMSARATTTATMVSNLNSTDAVPTGGAFTPTNVDTYNAKSTVTVYDSQGNDHALDLYYVKTSNNNWTVHAIDSTTGQAAGDFGLTFDTSGNLQSMTQSGTTTPGQTAATLNLTGANGAANSTITLSVLGSLQQNTGKTNFGNPTQDGYAPGNLTSYTINNDGTITGTYSNQKTQLLGQIVLSSFSNPEGLKSEGDNVWSATNSSGQAAVGLAGTGTYGNLTSGALEASNVDLSKELVNMIVAQRNYQANSQTIKTQDQILNTLVNLR from the coding sequence ATGTCTTTTTCCCAAGCGGTGAGCGGCCTGGGTGCTGCCTCCAGTAACCTGGATGTGATTGGTAACAACATTGCCAACTCCGCCACAGCCGGCTTTAAGTCCAGCACCATTGCCTTCGCCGATATGTTCGCCGGTTCGAACGTCGGTATGGGGACCAAAGTGGCCGCGGTGATTCAGAACTTCAACGACGGTACCACCACCACCACCAGCCGTGGTCTGGACGTGGCGCTGAGCGGCAACGGCTTTTTCCGCATGACCGATGCCAGCGGCGCGGTGTTTTACTCCCGTAACGGCCAGTTCACGCTGGACGAGAAGCGTAACCTGGTGAATACCCAGGGCCTGAACGTCACCGGCTATCCGGCAAGCGGCACGCCGCCGACTATCCAGAGCGGGGCAAACCCGGTTGCGCTGAGCATCCCGACCACGCAGATGTCCGCGCGCGCCACCACTACGGCCACCATGGTATCGAACCTGAACTCAACCGATGCCGTGCCAACCGGCGGTGCGTTCACGCCAACCAACGTGGATACCTACAACGCCAAGAGCACCGTGACGGTCTATGACTCACAGGGTAACGACCACGCGCTGGACCTTTACTACGTCAAAACCAGTAACAACAACTGGACCGTGCACGCCATCGATTCCACCACCGGCCAGGCCGCCGGCGATTTCGGGCTGACCTTTGACACCAGCGGTAATCTGCAGTCGATGACGCAGAGCGGCACCACCACCCCTGGCCAGACGGCGGCGACGCTTAACCTGACCGGCGCAAACGGCGCGGCGAACAGCACCATTACGCTGAGCGTGCTGGGCAGCCTGCAGCAGAACACCGGGAAAACCAACTTTGGTAACCCAACGCAGGATGGTTATGCGCCAGGCAACCTGACCAGCTACACCATCAACAACGATGGCACCATCACCGGGACTTACTCTAACCAGAAAACCCAGCTGCTGGGTCAGATTGTGCTGTCGAGCTTCTCTAACCCGGAAGGGCTGAAGTCGGAAGGCGACAACGTCTGGTCAGCCACTAACTCCTCCGGTCAGGCAGCGGTCGGACTGGCAGGCACCGGCACTTACGGCAACCTGACTTCCGGCGCGCTGGAAGCCTCAAACGTCGACCTGAGTAAAGAGCTGGTGAACATGATCGTGGCGCAGCGTAACTACCAGGCCAACAGCCAGACCATCAAAACGCAGGACCAGATTCTGAACACCCTGGTCAACCTTCGTTAA
- a CDS encoding flagellar basal body rod protein FlgF: MDHAIYTAMGAASQTMEQQSVTASNLANASTPGFRAQLNALRAVPVNGWSLPTRTLVAASTPGADMSQGSLDYTERPLDVAVQQDGWLAVRTADGNEAYTRNGNMQISPTGQLTIQGNPVMGDGGPIAVPQGAQITIAADGSITALNPGDAPNATVQLGRLKLVRATGKELTRGDDGMFRPNAATQAQRGAALANDATVQVMPGVLEGSNVKPVETMVDMIANARRFEMQMKVISNVDENEQRANQLLNMGS, from the coding sequence ATGGATCACGCAATATATACCGCGATGGGCGCGGCCAGTCAGACGATGGAGCAGCAGTCTGTTACCGCCAGCAACCTCGCCAACGCCTCTACGCCAGGCTTTCGTGCGCAGCTGAACGCGCTGCGCGCGGTGCCGGTGAATGGCTGGTCGCTGCCAACGCGTACGCTGGTTGCCGCTTCCACGCCGGGTGCCGACATGTCTCAGGGATCGCTGGATTACACCGAGCGTCCGCTGGATGTGGCGGTGCAGCAGGATGGCTGGCTGGCGGTGCGCACCGCTGACGGCAACGAAGCCTATACCCGCAACGGCAACATGCAGATCAGCCCGACCGGTCAGCTGACCATTCAGGGCAATCCCGTGATGGGCGATGGCGGACCGATTGCCGTGCCGCAGGGAGCACAGATCACCATTGCCGCCGATGGCTCTATCACCGCGCTGAACCCTGGCGATGCGCCTAACGCCACCGTGCAGCTTGGACGTCTGAAGCTGGTGCGCGCCACCGGCAAAGAGCTGACGCGCGGTGACGATGGCATGTTCCGGCCCAACGCGGCAACGCAGGCTCAGCGCGGTGCCGCACTGGCCAACGATGCCACGGTGCAGGTGATGCCCGGCGTGCTGGAAGGCAGCAACGTCAAACCGGTAGAAACCATGGTCGATATGATCGCCAACGCCCGACGTTTTGAGATGCAGATGAAAGTGATCTCCAACGTTGATGAAAACGAACAGCGAGCCAACCAGTTGCTCAATATGGGCAGCTAA
- a CDS encoding flagellar basal body L-ring protein FlgH, producing the protein MAKQVIIKPGHWLVATLLLTLNGCALVPRTPLVQGATTAEPTPSAPPVVNGSIFQGVAPLNYGYQPLFEDRRPRNIGDTLTITLQENVSASKSSSASANRSGSNSFGLSAIPTGLAGLVGAGGEKAALDANGKNDFAGKGGATANNTFTGTITVTVNQVLSNGNLRVVGEKQIEINQGTEFIRFSGVVNPRTISASNAVLSTQVADARIEYVGNGYINEAQTMGWFQRFFLNISPM; encoded by the coding sequence GTGGCGAAGCAAGTGATTATCAAGCCTGGGCATTGGTTAGTAGCCACGCTGCTACTGACTCTTAACGGTTGTGCGCTGGTGCCGCGCACGCCACTGGTACAGGGCGCGACGACGGCTGAGCCGACGCCTTCCGCGCCGCCGGTGGTCAATGGCTCCATTTTCCAGGGCGTTGCGCCACTCAACTACGGCTATCAGCCGCTGTTTGAGGATCGCCGTCCACGCAACATTGGCGATACCCTGACCATTACGCTGCAGGAGAACGTCAGCGCCAGCAAGAGCTCGTCAGCCAGTGCGAACCGCAGTGGCAGCAACAGCTTTGGCCTGAGCGCGATCCCAACCGGCCTCGCGGGTCTGGTGGGTGCCGGCGGCGAAAAAGCGGCGCTGGATGCCAATGGCAAAAACGATTTCGCGGGTAAAGGCGGCGCTACCGCCAACAACACCTTTACCGGCACCATCACCGTCACCGTTAATCAGGTGCTGTCGAACGGCAACCTGCGCGTGGTGGGTGAGAAACAGATTGAAATCAACCAGGGCACCGAATTTATTCGCTTCTCTGGTGTAGTCAACCCACGCACTATCAGCGCCAGCAACGCGGTGCTGTCAACGCAGGTGGCGGATGCCCGTATTGAGTACGTGGGTAACGGTTATATCAATGAGGCGCAGACCATGGGCTGGTTCCAGCGCTTCTTCCTGAACATCTCGCCGATGTAA
- the flgD gene encoding flagellar hook assembly protein FlgD, which translates to MSLAVGIKDNLDPTVLSSGSTANANNAQDLQNQFLNMLVTQMKNQDPTNPMDNSQLTTQLAQINTLSGVEKLNTTLGSISGQISTSQSLQSSTLIGHGVMVNGSQVLVGKGTATPFGVELGTASTATSVAIKDSNGNVVRNIDLGGLTAGVHTFSWDGKLDDGSTAPDGKYTVSLAASDGSTQLVAQPLNYAYVNGVSTVNNTAKLDLGTMGSATLDQIRQIL; encoded by the coding sequence ATGAGTCTTGCAGTAGGGATTAAAGACAATCTGGACCCAACGGTACTGAGCTCAGGCAGTACCGCAAACGCCAACAATGCGCAGGATCTGCAGAACCAGTTCCTGAACATGCTGGTGACGCAGATGAAAAACCAGGATCCGACCAATCCAATGGATAACAGCCAGCTGACGACGCAGCTGGCGCAGATCAACACCCTGAGTGGCGTTGAAAAACTCAACACCACGCTGGGCTCGATCTCCGGGCAGATCAGCACCAGCCAGTCACTGCAGAGTTCGACGCTGATTGGCCATGGCGTCATGGTCAACGGCAGTCAGGTGCTGGTGGGCAAAGGCACGGCAACGCCATTTGGCGTGGAGCTGGGCACGGCATCCACCGCCACCAGCGTCGCGATCAAAGACAGCAACGGCAACGTGGTACGCAATATCGATCTGGGCGGTCTCACCGCGGGCGTGCATACGTTCTCGTGGGACGGCAAGCTGGACGACGGCAGCACCGCACCGGATGGCAAATATACGGTTTCACTCGCCGCCAGCGATGGCAGCACCCAACTGGTGGCACAGCCGCTGAACTACGCCTACGTCAATGGCGTCAGCACTGTGAATAACACCGCAAAACTGGATCTCGGCACCATGGGCTCCGCAACCCTCGATCAAATTCGTCAGATTCTCTGA
- the flgJ gene encoding flagellar assembly peptidoglycan hydrolase FlgJ, with translation MTDTQSLTNAAYDSRSLNELKRQAATDPKGKALQVAKQVEGMFVQMMLKSMRAALPQDGMMSNDQTRLYTSMYDQQIAQEIGKRGLGLADTIVKQMQPAQAPDETAGTIPMKLDNSFVYSSMAPVQLEQMVRKAVPRLPVSPASLPTDSNDFIAQLAQPAKVASQQSGIPHHLILAQAALESGWGQRQILTRDGKPSYNVFGIKASGDWKGETTDIMTTEYEGGAAKKVRATFRVYGSYFEALSDYVRLIGHNPRYAAVATASSAEQGARALQAAGYATDPKYAQKLVGMIQQFKNMGEKVVKAYSQDVNDLF, from the coding sequence ATGACCGATACGCAATCGCTGACGAACGCGGCGTATGACAGCCGCTCGCTGAACGAACTGAAACGCCAGGCCGCCACGGACCCAAAGGGCAAGGCGCTGCAGGTGGCAAAGCAGGTTGAAGGAATGTTCGTGCAAATGATGCTGAAAAGCATGCGCGCCGCGCTGCCGCAGGACGGCATGATGAGCAACGATCAGACCCGGCTGTATACCTCAATGTACGATCAGCAGATTGCGCAGGAGATCGGCAAGCGCGGCCTGGGCCTGGCGGACACCATTGTTAAACAGATGCAGCCCGCGCAGGCTCCGGATGAAACGGCAGGCACTATTCCGATGAAGCTGGATAACAGCTTCGTTTACAGCAGCATGGCGCCGGTACAGCTGGAGCAGATGGTGCGTAAAGCGGTACCGCGCCTGCCGGTCTCACCGGCCAGCCTGCCCACGGACAGCAATGATTTTATTGCCCAGCTGGCGCAGCCGGCCAAAGTGGCCAGCCAGCAGAGCGGCATTCCGCACCACCTGATTCTGGCGCAGGCCGCGCTGGAATCCGGCTGGGGTCAGCGTCAGATTCTGACGCGCGACGGCAAGCCGAGTTACAACGTGTTCGGCATCAAGGCCAGCGGCGACTGGAAAGGCGAAACCACCGATATCATGACCACGGAATATGAGGGTGGCGCAGCGAAAAAGGTGCGGGCAACCTTCCGCGTTTATGGCTCCTATTTTGAAGCGCTCAGTGATTACGTCCGGCTGATCGGCCATAACCCGCGCTATGCCGCCGTCGCCACGGCGTCAAGCGCCGAGCAGGGCGCCCGCGCGCTGCAGGCGGCGGGTTACGCCACCGATCCGAAATACGCGCAGAAGCTGGTGGGAATGATTCAGCAATTCAAGAACATGGGCGAAAAAGTCGTGAAAGCCTACAGCCAGGACGTCAACGATTTGTTCTGA